A region from the Agarivorans sp. Alg241-V36 genome encodes:
- a CDS encoding nucleoside-diphosphate sugar epimerase/dehydratase, whose product MLPQFNLMSLFERPSRRQKVALIFTLDLIFLSLAFWGALWVRFESHHYFADTPTWITFGSVIFTTLAGFWYFGLYRAVLRYINEKNLQAILFSFAIATLLMIVTSFYFQAVIPRTAPFIYLAFGVIMCGGVRFAVRYLFVWLENSTKQNVIIFGAGDSGRQLLQAIGQGDDFQAVAFIDDKKELRHSLIHGLTVYPPQQLPTLIRRLHVSKVLLAIPNAGKKRRSEILTSLADLNTEVLTVPRLNDLVTGEAKVDQIKEVEIEDLLGREAVSPDAHLMDSSIRNKIVLVSGAGGSIGSELCRQIIQFKPKRLLLVERSEVALYEIERELIKRCEALALNVELVPLMISVQHLPRLSAMMLANKVDTVYHAAAYKHVPLVEQNVVEGVCNNVFGSYNIAQAAIEAKVTTFVLVSTDKAVRPTNVMGATKRLAELVMQSLADHQSETTISMVRFGNVLGSSGSVIPLFKEQIRKGEDLTITHPDIIRYFMTIPEAAQLVIQAGSMARGGEVFVLDMGEPVKIAELAKRMVHLSGLEVRDELNPDGDIELKYTGLRPGEKLYEELLVGDDERPTDHPRILTANESFMPWAELMALFDELNEACEAMDEQAVIALLKEAPLAYCQEQTKPKLKAVS is encoded by the coding sequence ATGTTACCGCAATTCAATTTGATGAGTTTATTCGAGCGGCCAAGCCGTAGGCAAAAAGTTGCGCTTATCTTTACGCTTGACCTGATTTTCTTAAGCTTAGCCTTCTGGGGCGCCCTTTGGGTGCGCTTTGAAAGCCACCACTATTTTGCAGATACGCCGACTTGGATTACCTTTGGCTCGGTGATCTTCACAACACTAGCAGGCTTTTGGTATTTTGGGCTTTACCGGGCGGTACTTCGCTACATTAATGAGAAAAACCTGCAAGCAATCTTGTTTAGTTTTGCCATTGCCACCTTATTGATGATTGTTACTTCGTTTTACTTTCAAGCGGTTATCCCAAGAACAGCACCATTTATCTACTTGGCCTTTGGCGTAATTATGTGTGGTGGTGTGCGCTTTGCGGTTCGCTATTTATTTGTTTGGTTAGAGAACAGTACCAAGCAAAATGTAATTATATTTGGCGCTGGCGACAGTGGCCGCCAATTGCTGCAAGCTATTGGTCAGGGTGATGACTTTCAAGCAGTGGCTTTTATAGATGATAAAAAAGAGCTACGCCATTCGTTGATTCACGGTTTAACGGTTTACCCTCCTCAACAACTTCCTACACTTATTCGTCGCTTACATGTGAGCAAGGTATTATTGGCAATTCCGAACGCTGGGAAAAAACGCCGTTCAGAAATTTTGACTTCTCTTGCTGATCTAAATACTGAAGTTCTAACAGTACCTCGTTTAAACGACTTAGTGACTGGGGAAGCTAAAGTAGATCAGATTAAAGAAGTAGAGATTGAAGACTTGTTAGGGCGCGAAGCAGTAAGCCCAGATGCGCACTTAATGGATAGCTCGATTCGTAATAAAATTGTGCTGGTAAGTGGTGCTGGTGGTTCTATTGGTTCAGAGCTTTGCCGGCAAATTATTCAATTTAAACCTAAGCGTTTGTTGCTGGTTGAGCGCTCTGAAGTTGCCTTATATGAAATTGAACGTGAACTTATTAAACGTTGTGAAGCCTTAGCGCTTAATGTTGAACTGGTGCCTTTAATGATCTCAGTTCAGCATTTACCCCGCTTGAGTGCGATGATGTTAGCCAACAAGGTGGACACTGTTTACCATGCCGCTGCTTATAAACATGTTCCGTTGGTGGAGCAAAACGTAGTAGAAGGCGTATGTAACAATGTGTTTGGCTCATACAATATTGCTCAGGCGGCAATTGAAGCTAAAGTGACTACCTTTGTATTGGTATCAACTGACAAAGCAGTACGGCCTACCAATGTGATGGGGGCAACTAAGCGCTTGGCCGAGTTGGTGATGCAAAGCCTAGCCGACCACCAATCAGAAACTACCATCAGCATGGTGCGTTTTGGTAATGTCTTAGGCTCTTCTGGCTCGGTCATCCCGCTATTTAAAGAGCAAATTCGCAAAGGTGAAGACCTAACCATTACTCACCCCGATATTATTCGCTACTTTATGACTATTCCCGAAGCTGCTCAGCTAGTGATTCAAGCCGGCTCTATGGCGAGGGGCGGTGAAGTATTTGTATTAGATATGGGCGAACCGGTCAAAATTGCTGAGCTAGCTAAACGTATGGTTCATCTTTCTGGTTTAGAAGTGAGAGATGAGCTTAACCCTGATGGCGACATAGAGCTTAAGTACACAGGTTTACGTCCTGGTGAGAAGCTTTACGAAGAGTTGCTGGTAGGTGATGATGAGCGACCTACCGATCACCCGCGCATTCTTACTGCCAACGAGAGCTTTATGCCTTGGGCAGAGCTGATGGCCTTGTTTGATGAGCTTAATGAGGCTTGCGAAGCTATGGATGAACAGGCAGTGATAGCCTTGCTAAAAGAAGCGCCATTAGCCTATTGCCAAGAGCAAACTAAGCCGAAGCTTAAGGCTGTATCCTAG
- a CDS encoding AAA family ATPase gives MANKPLKLTLIRGLPGSGKSTLASTIDAVHLEADMYFVDKQGDYHYRADEIANAHRWCQQQTEYHLAKGSNVVVANTFVKQWEMQAYKELADKYQAALAVRVCSAAYPSIHGVSQGIIETMRANWED, from the coding sequence TTGGCAAATAAGCCGCTTAAGCTTACGCTTATTCGAGGTTTGCCGGGCAGTGGTAAGTCGACCTTAGCCAGCACTATTGATGCCGTTCATCTAGAGGCTGATATGTACTTTGTGGATAAACAAGGTGACTACCATTATAGAGCCGATGAAATTGCTAATGCGCACCGTTGGTGCCAACAGCAAACAGAGTATCACCTAGCTAAAGGCAGCAATGTGGTGGTAGCCAATACCTTTGTTAAGCAATGGGAAATGCAGGCTTACAAAGAGCTGGCTGACAAGTACCAAGCAGCGCTAGCAGTGCGAGTATGTAGCGCAGCTTACCCCAGTATTCATGGAGTAAGCCAAGGCATTATCGAAACTATGCGGGCAAATTGGGAAGATTAG
- a CDS encoding long-chain fatty acid--CoA ligase encodes MQHIVNMLSQQAQQQLDQVALKIWRNQAWQCFTWKDFSQQWTLVAKGLISLGHTEQQAAAIMSPNMPEWSIADLGILAARGCVVPIYPTNTLEQSQYIIEDANCEILFVGQEEQIQIGLELLNAGRINTLICFEDSNYTELENVLSWQQLLELGEQQDKQILEQRSERITMNDLATLIYTSGTTGEPKGVMLDHANFAAAFEMHDQRLEVNSDDVSLSFLPLSHVFERAWTYYILYRGASNIYLEDPALIQEALPRSQPTLMCSVPRLYEKIHAAILQKVAAAPKTKQLLFNWAMRIAKQRLLLKQADKTPNTLFNLRFSLANKLVLKKLRAIFGPARLLPCSGARLADDINSFFQSLDVPINYGYGMTESTATVSCYSEMQKTIGSIGQPLEALQIKISEQGEILIKGDTVMRGYYNKPEATAETIVDGWLHTGDAGKLDTEGNLVLTERIKELMKTSGGKYIAPQRVEGALIREPLFEQVAIIADARHFVSALIVPAFEALEMHAKQLGIKWQHRNELLENAEIKSLIQARLKQVQTNLARFEQVKQFTLLPREFCMKQGELTPTLKLRRAVIESRFAEQISAMYAEPKTT; translated from the coding sequence ATGCAGCACATCGTTAACATGCTAAGCCAACAAGCTCAGCAGCAGTTAGATCAGGTGGCGCTAAAAATTTGGCGCAATCAAGCATGGCAATGTTTTACATGGAAGGATTTTTCTCAGCAGTGGACGCTAGTTGCAAAAGGTTTAATTAGTCTTGGTCATACCGAGCAACAAGCAGCAGCAATAATGTCTCCCAACATGCCTGAATGGAGCATTGCTGATTTAGGCATACTCGCTGCACGGGGCTGTGTGGTACCTATCTACCCCACTAATACCTTAGAGCAAAGCCAATACATTATAGAAGATGCTAACTGCGAAATTTTGTTCGTAGGGCAAGAAGAGCAAATTCAGATTGGCTTAGAGCTATTAAATGCTGGGCGAATAAACACACTAATTTGTTTTGAAGACAGCAACTACACAGAGCTTGAAAACGTATTAAGTTGGCAACAACTGCTTGAGTTAGGTGAGCAACAAGATAAGCAAATACTCGAGCAGCGCAGCGAGCGCATAACCATGAACGACCTCGCAACCTTAATATACACCTCTGGCACTACCGGTGAGCCCAAAGGCGTAATGCTCGATCATGCAAACTTTGCAGCGGCCTTCGAGATGCATGACCAACGTTTAGAAGTAAATTCTGATGATGTATCACTTAGCTTCTTACCGCTAAGCCACGTATTTGAGCGAGCATGGACTTATTACATTTTGTACCGCGGCGCGAGTAACATCTATTTGGAAGACCCGGCACTGATACAAGAAGCCTTGCCTCGCAGCCAGCCTACCTTAATGTGCAGCGTTCCACGCTTGTATGAAAAAATCCATGCAGCTATTTTGCAGAAAGTAGCTGCAGCACCAAAAACCAAGCAATTATTGTTTAACTGGGCAATGAGAATCGCTAAGCAGCGTTTGTTACTTAAACAAGCAGACAAAACTCCAAATACCCTGTTTAATCTGCGATTTTCCCTCGCCAACAAACTGGTGCTAAAAAAGCTACGCGCGATATTTGGCCCAGCACGCTTATTACCCTGCTCTGGCGCTCGATTAGCCGATGACATCAACAGTTTTTTCCAAAGCTTAGATGTTCCGATTAATTACGGATACGGCATGACCGAATCCACAGCGACCGTATCTTGCTACAGTGAGATGCAAAAGACCATTGGCAGCATTGGACAACCTCTAGAAGCCTTACAAATCAAAATCTCTGAGCAAGGAGAGATTTTAATTAAAGGCGACACGGTGATGCGTGGTTACTACAACAAACCAGAAGCCACCGCAGAAACCATTGTTGATGGCTGGCTGCATACTGGCGATGCAGGAAAGTTAGATACAGAAGGTAACTTGGTATTAACCGAGCGCATTAAAGAGCTGATGAAAACCTCTGGCGGCAAGTATATAGCGCCGCAACGTGTCGAAGGAGCCTTAATTCGAGAGCCCTTATTTGAACAGGTGGCAATTATTGCCGATGCGCGCCATTTTGTTTCTGCACTTATTGTTCCGGCATTTGAAGCCTTAGAAATGCATGCAAAACAGCTGGGCATTAAATGGCAACATCGCAATGAGTTGCTTGAGAATGCCGAAATAAAAAGCCTAATTCAGGCTAGGCTGAAACAAGTTCAAACCAACTTAGCCAGGTTTGAGCAGGTAAAACAATTTACTCTGTTACCACGCGAGTTTTGCATGAAGCAAGGTGAGCTTACGCCAACGTTAAAGCTACGACGAGCGGTGATTGAAAGCCGCTTTGCCGAGCAAATTAGCGCGATGTACGCAGAGCCTAAAACGACCTAA